In the genome of Streptomyces racemochromogenes, one region contains:
- a CDS encoding 4-hydroxybenzoate 3-monooxygenase yields the protein MTDSQTHRALRASADVVVLGAGPAGLVLGNLLLAAGIDCVILERAPSSRVRTRARAGFFAPNTVRILDGHGLADGLHQYGRPHGTCEFRTPEGRFRLDYGALGRGERHHVYPQQHLVTDLLRHYLARGGRIHFSTEALAVHDTGTARPGLTARDPEGRTVQWTARYVAGCDGRHGAARRSLPMATVHHHDHGVTWLGLLAQAPASLDAVGYALHDRGFAGHMARTPEVTRYYLQWQRGDAADAWPAQRIWDELDIRMHAPEYGPLIRGTLLERGLFDLACDVVEPLRHGALFLAGDAASVPAPAAAKGANLAVLEAEILAEALVDALTRADTRGLDAYSDRCLAYIWRAQEFTGWMTRLLHAPPEGDADAGSFFQAARRRSRIASLRTSRIHQDWFAENYVGV from the coding sequence ATGACGGACAGCCAGACACACCGCGCGTTACGCGCCTCAGCCGACGTGGTCGTCCTCGGTGCGGGTCCCGCCGGGCTCGTCCTCGGAAACCTCCTGCTCGCCGCCGGGATCGACTGCGTCATCCTGGAACGCGCCCCCTCCTCCCGCGTCCGGACCCGCGCCCGCGCCGGGTTCTTCGCCCCGAACACGGTGCGGATCCTGGACGGCCACGGCCTCGCCGACGGCCTCCACCAGTACGGCCGCCCGCACGGCACCTGCGAGTTCCGCACCCCCGAAGGGCGGTTCCGCCTCGACTACGGGGCCCTCGGCCGGGGCGAGCGGCACCACGTCTACCCGCAGCAGCACCTCGTCACGGACCTCCTGCGGCACTACCTCGCCCGCGGCGGGCGCATCCACTTCAGCACCGAGGCGCTCGCCGTCCACGACACCGGCACCGCCCGCCCCGGCCTCACCGCACGCGACCCCGAAGGCCGGACCGTCCAGTGGACGGCCCGCTACGTCGCGGGGTGCGACGGCCGCCACGGTGCGGCCCGCCGCTCCCTGCCGATGGCCACCGTCCACCACCACGACCACGGCGTCACCTGGCTCGGCCTGCTCGCCCAGGCCCCCGCGAGCCTCGACGCCGTCGGCTACGCCCTCCACGACCGCGGCTTCGCCGGACACATGGCCCGCACCCCGGAGGTGACCCGCTACTACCTCCAGTGGCAGCGCGGCGACGCCGCCGACGCCTGGCCCGCGCAACGCATCTGGGACGAGCTCGACATCCGGATGCACGCCCCCGAGTACGGCCCGCTGATCCGCGGCACCCTCCTGGAGCGCGGCCTCTTCGACCTGGCCTGCGACGTGGTCGAACCGCTCCGCCACGGCGCGCTGTTCCTGGCCGGCGACGCGGCGAGCGTGCCGGCCCCGGCCGCCGCCAAAGGCGCCAACCTGGCCGTCCTGGAGGCCGAGATCCTCGCCGAGGCGCTCGTCGACGCCCTCACCCGCGCTGACACCCGGGGACTCGACGCCTACTCGGACCGGTGCCTGGCGTACATCTGGAGGGCGCAGGAGTTCACCGGCTGGATGACCCGGCTCCTGCACGCGCCACCCGAGGGCGACGCGGACGCCGGATCGTTCTTCCAGGCCGCCCGGCGACGCTCCCGGATCGCATCGCTGCGCACCTCGCGCATCCACCAGGACTGGTTCGCCGAGAACTACGTCGGCGTCTGA
- a CDS encoding helix-turn-helix domain-containing protein, with protein MTPPPEPERRTRKDAARNRQAVLEAADALFARSESPEELTMADIAAAAGVGKGTLFRAFGDRAGLLRALYEARLEPVREAVAAGPPPLGPAAPPRERVPALLDALLCFKLDNRRLALALEETGSSGPYQAGHYEGWHDLLRSVLEQVPGLADPGFTAHALLAATRADLVERLAGRDGVPRERLRAQLAAYAGRVVGAG; from the coding sequence GTGACCCCGCCGCCCGAGCCCGAACGCCGGACCCGCAAGGACGCAGCCCGCAACCGGCAGGCCGTACTGGAGGCCGCCGACGCCCTCTTCGCCCGCTCCGAGAGCCCCGAGGAACTCACGATGGCCGACATCGCGGCGGCCGCCGGCGTCGGCAAGGGCACCCTCTTCCGGGCCTTCGGCGACCGGGCCGGACTGCTGCGCGCGCTCTACGAGGCGCGCCTTGAGCCGGTCCGCGAGGCGGTTGCGGCCGGCCCGCCGCCCCTCGGGCCGGCCGCTCCCCCGCGGGAACGCGTGCCCGCCCTGCTCGACGCCCTCCTGTGCTTCAAGCTCGACAACCGCCGCCTCGCGCTCGCCCTGGAGGAGACCGGGAGCAGCGGCCCGTACCAGGCCGGGCACTACGAGGGCTGGCACGACCTGCTCCGGTCCGTGCTGGAGCAGGTCCCCGGCCTGGCCGACCCCGGCTTCACCGCGCACGCCCTGCTCGCCGCCACCCGTGCCGACCTCGTCGAGCGGCTGGCCGGCCGTGACGGCGTACCGCGCGAGCGGCTGCGGGCCCAGCTGGCGGCGTACGCGGGCAGGGTCGTGGGCGCGGGCTAG
- a CDS encoding caspase family protein, translating to MPKGLSIHIGINEIDESRYGTKGELKNPENDALTMRDLARANGFDTLATLLTKDATSEKVASALKAAAARLTAGDLLLLTYAGHGSQVPDKNGDEPDRRDETWVLYDRQFIDDELYAAFASFAEDVRVLLLSDSCHSGTVSRDVSHFLDDAELVRAFDTSEPSEVRARIRALPQDAQFRNYQRDQELYDEIQRSVPALDLQDIRADVLLISGCQDNQTSSDGVGPNGLFTEVLLKTWKNGAFRGSYSTLHRQVVESMPFYQTPNMLQTGKRSQEFASQAPFSI from the coding sequence ATGCCCAAAGGACTGTCCATCCACATCGGCATCAACGAGATCGACGAGTCCCGCTACGGGACCAAGGGCGAGCTGAAGAACCCCGAGAACGACGCCCTGACCATGCGGGACCTCGCCCGGGCCAACGGGTTCGACACCCTCGCGACGCTGCTCACCAAGGACGCCACCAGCGAAAAGGTCGCCTCCGCCCTGAAGGCGGCCGCCGCCCGGCTCACCGCCGGCGACCTCCTGCTGCTCACCTATGCCGGGCACGGATCCCAGGTCCCGGACAAGAACGGCGACGAACCCGACCGCCGCGACGAGACGTGGGTGCTCTACGACCGGCAGTTCATCGACGACGAGCTGTACGCCGCCTTCGCCTCCTTCGCCGAGGACGTACGCGTCCTCCTGCTCTCCGACAGCTGCCACAGCGGTACCGTCTCGCGCGACGTCTCGCACTTCCTCGACGACGCGGAGCTGGTGCGCGCCTTCGACACCAGTGAGCCGTCCGAGGTCCGCGCCCGCATCCGCGCCCTGCCGCAGGACGCCCAGTTCCGCAACTACCAGCGGGACCAGGAGCTGTACGACGAGATCCAGCGCTCCGTGCCCGCCCTGGACCTGCAGGACATCCGGGCCGATGTCCTGCTGATCTCCGGCTGCCAGGACAACCAGACCTCCAGCGACGGCGTGGGGCCCAACGGCCTGTTCACCGAGGTCCTGCTCAAGACGTGGAAGAACGGGGCGTTCCGGGGGAGCTACTCGACCCTCCACCGCCAGGTCGTCGAGAGCATGCCCTTCTACCAGACGCCCAACATGCTGCAGACGGGCAAGCGCAGCCAGGAGTTCGCCTCCCAGGCGCCGTTCTCCATCTGA
- a CDS encoding nuclear transport factor 2 family protein: MPLAPPHAPAALYRHGLRLLLDKDIDGWVGLWAEGGVMEFPFAPPGLPRRLDGREAIAGYMRPYPERIDLHDFPEADLRIHGTTDPRTVVAEMRGVGRWVEDGRPFDMTYIAVVTVEDGRFTSYRDYWNPLAVLDACADSAGSAR; this comes from the coding sequence ATGCCCCTGGCCCCACCGCACGCACCGGCCGCCCTGTACCGCCACGGCCTCAGGCTCCTGCTCGACAAGGACATCGACGGCTGGGTCGGCCTGTGGGCCGAAGGGGGAGTGATGGAGTTCCCGTTCGCACCCCCGGGCCTGCCCCGACGGCTGGACGGCCGGGAGGCGATCGCCGGGTACATGCGCCCCTATCCCGAGCGGATCGACCTGCACGACTTCCCCGAAGCCGATCTGCGGATCCACGGCACCACCGATCCGCGGACCGTCGTGGCCGAGATGCGGGGCGTCGGGAGGTGGGTGGAGGACGGCCGCCCCTTCGACATGACGTACATAGCCGTCGTCACCGTCGAGGACGGCAGGTTCACCTCCTACCGCGACTACTGGAACCCCCTCGCCGTCCTCGACGCCTGCGCCGACTCCGCCGGGAGCGCCCGATGA
- a CDS encoding deoxynucleoside kinase produces MSVICVGGMIGIGKTSVAELIAKELGSEVFYESVEDNPILPLFYTASPEEIQAKRYPFLLQLYFLQTRFAAIKAAYKQGDNVLDRSIYEDWYFAKVNHDLGRISSLEMRVYEGLLDEMMREIDGLPYRKAPDLMVYLKADFETVLHRIGLRGRDFEQDESLVEYYRTLWSGYDDWVYKHYSASEVLVVDMSRTDVVNNPDDAARVARTVREAVAAARARG; encoded by the coding sequence ATGTCGGTGATCTGCGTCGGAGGCATGATCGGAATCGGCAAGACGAGTGTGGCCGAACTGATCGCCAAGGAGCTGGGCAGCGAGGTCTTCTACGAGAGCGTCGAGGACAACCCGATCCTGCCGCTCTTCTACACGGCGAGCCCGGAGGAGATCCAGGCCAAGCGCTACCCCTTCCTCCTCCAGCTCTACTTCCTGCAGACGCGGTTCGCCGCCATCAAGGCGGCCTACAAGCAGGGCGACAACGTCCTCGACCGGTCCATCTACGAGGACTGGTACTTCGCCAAGGTCAACCACGACCTGGGCCGGATCAGCTCCCTCGAGATGCGGGTGTACGAGGGGCTGCTCGACGAGATGATGCGCGAGATCGACGGCCTGCCCTACCGCAAGGCACCCGACCTCATGGTCTACCTCAAGGCGGACTTCGAGACGGTGCTCCACCGGATCGGGCTGCGGGGCCGCGACTTCGAGCAGGACGAAAGCCTCGTCGAGTACTACCGCACGCTGTGGTCCGGCTACGACGACTGGGTGTACAAGCACTACTCGGCCAGCGAGGTGCTCGTGGTCGACATGAGCCGCACGGACGTGGTGAACAACCCCGACGACGCGGCCCGCGTGGCGCGGACGGTCAGGGAAGCCGTGGCCGCGGCCCGGGCCAGGGGCTGA
- a CDS encoding TetR/AcrR family transcriptional regulator produces the protein MAEELGLRERKKQRTRQTIFEEALRLFLSRGFDEVSIAEIAEAAEVSKRTLFAYFPTKEDLVLHVFADHADESARVVRARPAGTSPLAALHAHELDALARRDPNTGLTSDPDAVAFARLLSTTASLSERLLRYAGHSIAALAEALEEAGADELTARLAAVQIVTVLRTLAARNSEQVQAGRPADEVYPEAVAAADRAFRLLGTGLADALPR, from the coding sequence ATGGCTGAGGAACTGGGACTCCGGGAACGCAAGAAGCAGCGCACCCGGCAGACGATCTTCGAAGAGGCGTTGCGGCTGTTCCTGAGCCGCGGCTTCGACGAGGTCTCGATCGCGGAGATCGCCGAGGCGGCCGAGGTCTCCAAGCGCACGCTGTTCGCCTACTTCCCGACCAAGGAGGACCTGGTCCTGCACGTGTTCGCGGACCACGCGGACGAATCGGCCCGCGTGGTCCGCGCCCGCCCCGCCGGGACGAGCCCGCTGGCCGCCCTGCACGCGCACGAGCTGGACGCCCTGGCCCGGCGGGACCCGAACACCGGGCTCACCTCCGACCCCGACGCCGTGGCCTTCGCCCGGCTGCTCAGCACGACGGCGAGCCTGAGCGAGCGGCTGCTGCGGTACGCGGGGCACAGCATCGCGGCCCTCGCCGAGGCCCTGGAGGAGGCCGGCGCGGACGAGCTCACGGCCCGGCTCGCCGCGGTGCAGATCGTCACCGTCCTGCGCACCCTCGCCGCCCGCAACAGCGAACAGGTGCAGGCGGGCCGCCCGGCCGACGAGGTATACCCCGAGGCCGTGGCCGCCGCCGACCGGGCCTTCCGGCTCCTGGGCACGGGGCTGGCCGACGCCCTCCCCCGCTGA
- a CDS encoding CinY protein — MTMTYRRSRPVLSTLSAGIAATALLLGLAGPAGAAPLPDTGKGGPAAKAVKPVREVPPIQNFGTIDGFGQNSEHERITRAALACAPGTAPGAAGACFQPASIRQLAGANATMGAIGAPDMDQALTEAAHCDGADYLNAAGYPRTRAQATSVLLSCIAHLKGEFDRGVEKADVLVNAAGAVSVPDTDLSSDCTFVLGVPGRGKCNAVEGFGRALHGTEDFYSHSNWADQADARSAIGIANPPGLARTGPAPFLRLAAAAPSASDIPGDLTTGCFSLNPWGCGKRITHGVLNKDNGTIDPVTGRATSPTTARGQVAGNFNAAVQAAIADTRAQWDGFRGSLIARYGTVRGQRMACAMTHDDPARDCR; from the coding sequence ATGACGATGACGTACCGTCGGAGCAGGCCAGTGCTCTCGACGCTCTCCGCCGGGATCGCGGCCACCGCGCTCCTCCTGGGGCTCGCCGGGCCGGCCGGCGCCGCTCCGCTTCCGGACACGGGGAAGGGCGGCCCGGCCGCCAAGGCGGTCAAGCCCGTCCGCGAGGTACCGCCGATCCAGAACTTCGGCACCATCGACGGCTTCGGGCAGAACTCCGAGCACGAACGGATCACCCGCGCGGCCCTCGCCTGCGCACCCGGCACCGCTCCCGGCGCGGCCGGTGCGTGCTTCCAGCCGGCCTCGATCCGCCAGCTGGCGGGGGCGAACGCAACGATGGGGGCCATCGGTGCGCCGGACATGGACCAGGCGCTCACCGAGGCCGCGCACTGCGACGGCGCCGACTACCTGAACGCGGCCGGCTACCCGCGGACCAGGGCGCAGGCCACCTCGGTGCTGCTGTCCTGCATCGCGCACCTCAAGGGTGAGTTCGACCGGGGGGTGGAGAAGGCGGACGTGCTCGTGAACGCCGCGGGCGCCGTCAGCGTCCCTGACACCGACCTCTCCTCCGACTGCACCTTCGTGCTGGGCGTGCCCGGCCGCGGCAAGTGCAACGCCGTCGAGGGCTTCGGCCGGGCGCTGCACGGAACCGAGGACTTCTACTCGCACAGCAACTGGGCGGACCAGGCGGACGCCAGGTCGGCCATCGGCATCGCCAACCCGCCGGGCCTGGCCCGTACCGGTCCTGCGCCCTTCCTCCGGCTGGCCGCCGCGGCGCCCTCGGCCTCCGACATCCCCGGGGACCTCACGACGGGCTGCTTCAGCCTCAACCCGTGGGGCTGTGGCAAGCGGATCACCCACGGCGTCCTGAACAAGGACAACGGGACCATCGACCCGGTCACGGGGAGGGCCACCTCCCCCACGACGGCGCGGGGGCAGGTCGCCGGAAACTTCAACGCCGCCGTCCAGGCGGCCATCGCGGACACCCGCGCCCAGTGGGACGGCTTCCGCGGCTCGCTCATCGCCCGCTACGGGACGGTGCGCGGACAGCGCATGGCGTGCGCGATGACGCATGACGATCCGGCCCGCGACTGCCGCTGA
- a CDS encoding NAD(P)H-binding protein, with protein sequence MTTTDAAPAIGTTLVIGATGTTGSRTCARLAAAGHTVRAAGRKATPVPGAEAVAFDWYEPATHGAALAGTDRVYVVPPVGDPDPAAVVLPFLRRARAAGVRRAVLLSASSVAEGGPAVGRVHAALPGIFDEWAVLRPSWFMQNFTGGHLHARSIRTEGVIRTATGTGRVGFVDADDIAAVAARALTAVRAPDTDLVLTGPEALGYDDVAAILTEVTGAPVIHRSLSHAEMRETLAGLMPAEFATMLADMDRAVAAGAEDRVTDSVPRFTGRPATGFRAVVERERARGAGADAR encoded by the coding sequence ATGACCACCACGGACGCCGCACCCGCGATCGGCACCACCCTCGTCATCGGCGCCACCGGTACCACCGGGAGCCGAACCTGCGCGCGGCTGGCCGCCGCCGGCCACACCGTCAGGGCGGCCGGCCGCAAGGCCACCCCGGTGCCGGGCGCCGAGGCCGTCGCCTTCGACTGGTACGAGCCCGCCACCCACGGCGCCGCCCTCGCCGGGACGGACCGGGTCTACGTGGTCCCGCCCGTGGGCGATCCCGACCCGGCCGCCGTCGTCCTGCCCTTCCTGCGCCGGGCCCGGGCCGCCGGCGTCCGGCGCGCGGTGCTGCTGAGCGCCTCCTCCGTGGCGGAGGGCGGCCCGGCGGTCGGCCGGGTGCACGCGGCGCTGCCGGGGATCTTCGACGAGTGGGCGGTGCTGCGGCCGTCCTGGTTCATGCAGAACTTCACCGGCGGCCATCTCCACGCGCGGAGCATCCGCACCGAGGGCGTCATCCGCACCGCCACCGGGACCGGCCGGGTCGGCTTCGTCGACGCCGACGACATCGCGGCCGTGGCGGCCCGCGCCCTGACCGCCGTGCGCGCCCCCGACACCGACCTCGTCCTCACGGGACCCGAAGCCCTCGGCTACGACGACGTCGCCGCGATCCTCACGGAGGTCACCGGAGCCCCCGTGATCCACCGGTCCCTGTCCCACGCGGAGATGCGGGAGACGCTCGCCGGGCTGATGCCCGCCGAGTTCGCGACGATGCTCGCCGACATGGACCGGGCCGTCGCGGCGGGCGCCGAGGACCGCGTCACCGACTCCGTCCCGCGCTTCACGGGCCGCCCCGCGACGGGCTTCCGCGCCGTCGTGGAACGGGAGCGGGCACGGGGTGCGGGGGCGGACGCCCGGTAG
- a CDS encoding DedA family protein, with translation MDKVIVTAGALYAIVLLRAGGTFALGWLTGAGARRSRFAGRISSAKFRRAELAIQRWGAPVVAVSFLTVGFQTAANFLAGSMRMPLPRYLVALFVGGAAWALLYATAGLGVLEVLGRLFAERTALGVGAVALLVAAGCAVVVYRRRRAALSPGDAAAGES, from the coding sequence GTGGATAAGGTCATCGTCACGGCCGGGGCCCTGTACGCCATCGTCCTGCTGCGTGCCGGAGGGACGTTCGCCCTGGGGTGGCTCACCGGCGCCGGTGCCCGCCGCAGCAGGTTCGCCGGGCGGATCTCCTCGGCGAAGTTCCGGCGCGCCGAACTGGCGATCCAGCGGTGGGGCGCGCCCGTGGTGGCCGTCTCCTTCCTGACCGTCGGCTTCCAGACCGCGGCCAACTTCCTCGCGGGCAGCATGCGCATGCCGCTGCCGCGCTACCTCGTCGCCCTGTTCGTGGGCGGAGCGGCCTGGGCGCTGCTCTACGCGACCGCGGGGCTCGGCGTCCTCGAAGTGCTGGGGAGGCTCTTCGCCGAGCGGACGGCCCTCGGGGTCGGCGCCGTCGCCCTCCTCGTGGCCGCGGGGTGCGCGGTGGTGGTGTACCGCCGGAGGCGGGCGGCCCTGTCCCCCGGTGACGCCGCGGCCGGGGAGTCGTGA
- a CDS encoding methyltransferase — MTTTLAGETMLPGETMVPDETMLPDDTARLRAAAAFVREHDSTTLLPLLLPGIDGADLRTLAERCRFAHAGMLLFPPDARSLRAQLEACGLAADTPSHPSVVVRDRLARRHRRDPAELDVRILRPPVLSAAGERRAVEVFALIVPPHSTLEPVAAHERTRRHEAHLAFEIERPDPLVLRGLCATLARHGARPDGGGHNPHENGTVLYFTTPADSSCGYRRLELYAHGDHRGVLADHLRHQDERQPAETLLHLLTGAWATQALASFARLRLPDAMDTRTARRTEDLARLTATHPRALGSLLRYLAMLGAVTHDTGPGPEEGFRLTELGALLRTDEPASMHPLALMYGGPFYRSFGALDHAVRTGLPAFDHLFGENHFDHFARDPELADLFDRSMAASARMFRPLPAHPAVTAAARASATATVVDVAGGNGELLGQILTAHPGLRGVLLERPHAVEAARRLLDAAGCGARCAYRAGDFADVPADGDVYLLSRVLHDWDDDRCREILRHCARAMPDHADLLIVERVLPADGSPSLATAWDLHMLCNVGGRERTAAHYGRLLADAGLDLQDHTPLPLDAHVLHARKTAPRP, encoded by the coding sequence ATGACGACGACGCTCGCCGGCGAAACGATGCTGCCCGGCGAAACGATGGTCCCCGACGAAACGATGCTCCCGGACGACACGGCCCGCCTGCGCGCGGCGGCCGCCTTCGTCCGCGAGCACGACAGCACCACCCTGCTGCCGCTCCTCCTGCCCGGCATCGACGGCGCGGACCTGCGGACCCTGGCCGAGCGCTGCCGCTTCGCCCACGCGGGGATGCTCCTCTTCCCGCCCGACGCGCGGAGCCTGCGGGCCCAGCTCGAGGCGTGCGGGCTGGCGGCGGACACCCCCTCCCACCCCAGCGTGGTCGTCCGCGACCGCCTGGCCCGGCGCCACCGGCGCGACCCGGCCGAACTCGACGTCCGGATCCTGCGCCCCCCGGTGCTGAGCGCCGCCGGAGAACGCCGCGCGGTCGAGGTCTTCGCCCTGATCGTGCCCCCGCACTCCACCCTGGAGCCCGTCGCCGCCCACGAACGGACCCGCCGGCACGAGGCGCACCTGGCCTTCGAGATCGAACGCCCGGACCCGCTGGTCCTGCGCGGCCTGTGCGCGACCCTCGCGCGCCACGGAGCCCGCCCCGACGGCGGCGGCCACAACCCGCACGAGAACGGGACGGTCCTGTACTTCACCACCCCCGCCGACTCGTCCTGCGGCTACCGGCGACTGGAGCTCTACGCCCACGGCGACCACCGCGGCGTCCTCGCCGACCACCTCCGCCACCAGGACGAACGGCAGCCCGCCGAAACGCTCCTCCACCTGCTCACCGGGGCGTGGGCCACCCAGGCCCTCGCCTCCTTCGCCCGGCTGCGCCTGCCCGACGCCATGGACACGCGCACCGCGCGCCGTACGGAGGACCTGGCCCGCCTGACGGCCACCCATCCCCGCGCCCTCGGCTCCCTCCTGCGGTACCTCGCGATGCTGGGCGCCGTCACCCACGACACGGGTCCGGGCCCGGAGGAAGGATTCCGCCTCACCGAGCTCGGAGCCCTGCTCCGCACCGACGAGCCCGCGTCGATGCACCCCCTGGCCCTGATGTACGGGGGCCCGTTCTACCGCTCCTTCGGCGCCCTCGACCACGCCGTACGGACCGGACTGCCGGCCTTCGACCACCTCTTCGGCGAGAACCACTTCGACCACTTCGCCCGCGATCCCGAACTCGCCGACCTCTTCGACCGGTCCATGGCGGCGAGCGCGCGCATGTTCCGGCCGCTCCCCGCGCACCCGGCCGTCACCGCCGCGGCCCGGGCGTCCGCCACCGCCACCGTCGTCGACGTCGCGGGCGGCAACGGAGAGCTCCTCGGCCAGATCCTCACCGCCCACCCGGGCCTGCGCGGCGTCCTCCTCGAACGCCCGCACGCCGTCGAGGCGGCCCGCCGCCTTCTCGACGCCGCGGGCTGCGGCGCGCGCTGCGCCTACCGTGCGGGCGACTTCGCCGACGTGCCGGCCGACGGGGACGTCTACCTCCTCTCACGCGTCCTGCACGACTGGGACGACGACCGCTGCCGGGAGATCCTGCGCCACTGCGCCCGCGCGATGCCCGACCACGCCGACCTGCTCATCGTCGAGCGCGTCCTGCCCGCGGACGGTTCCCCCTCGCTGGCCACCGCCTGGGACCTGCACATGCTCTGCAACGTGGGCGGCCGTGAACGCACCGCCGCCCACTACGGCCGCCTGCTGGCGGACGCCGGCCTCGACCTCCAGGACCACACCCCGCTGCCCCTGGACGCGCACGTCCTGCACGCCCGCAAGACCGCGCCCCGCCCCTGA
- a CDS encoding FAD-dependent monooxygenase has protein sequence MNAQVTGVIVVGAGGAGLTLATELALVGVPAVVLDRLTGRNLQSRAGAIQPRTAEMLALRGLLDDTLDRSIDYRLVGGHFAGLPVPLDYAAWDTRYPHPVLLPQDQLEAVLEDRLVQLGGQVLREHRLTALHQDADGVTVTVTAPDGDRTLRGRYLVACDGAHSSVRKIIGAAFPGEAATARMATADLVLTGDVDDSTAGHISSRIHTSPQGHFAMITPLANGLHKLILSGPRTMSAERDAPVTPEEVREVLQATHGGRVDVAEIRYASRFSNASRQLEDYRHGRVLFAGDSAHIHSPAGGQGLNLGVQDAFNLGWKLGAVLRGEVGEELLDTYQAERHPVAARVLALTRAQGVVMGPQRDAGLPELRDVLTDLLRLPEANRYMAGVMAGLDLLLPSPDAAPHPLLGLRMPDADLDLGDGEPVRFSDLTRTGRGVLLDLADAPLTAAAPWKDRITQVRARAISGTPDAEAVLVRPDGYVCWAGGAGLAETLTRWFGPAARPGEGTSG, from the coding sequence ATGAACGCGCAGGTCACCGGCGTCATCGTCGTGGGGGCCGGCGGCGCCGGGCTCACGCTCGCCACCGAACTCGCACTCGTCGGCGTCCCGGCGGTCGTGCTGGACCGGCTGACCGGACGCAACCTCCAGTCCCGGGCCGGGGCGATCCAGCCCAGGACGGCCGAGATGCTCGCCCTGCGCGGCCTGCTGGACGACACCCTCGACCGGTCGATCGACTACCGGCTGGTCGGCGGCCACTTCGCGGGCCTGCCCGTCCCGCTGGACTACGCGGCGTGGGACACGCGCTATCCCCACCCCGTCCTGCTCCCGCAGGACCAGCTGGAGGCGGTGCTCGAAGACCGCCTCGTCCAGCTGGGCGGCCAGGTGCTGAGGGAACACCGGCTCACCGCCCTCCATCAGGACGCCGACGGCGTCACCGTCACCGTGACCGCGCCGGACGGCGACCGGACGCTGCGGGGCCGCTACCTCGTCGCCTGCGACGGCGCGCACAGCAGCGTGCGCAAGATCATCGGAGCCGCGTTCCCCGGCGAGGCGGCCACCGCCCGCATGGCCACCGCCGATCTCGTGCTCACCGGTGACGTCGACGACAGCACCGCCGGGCACATCAGCTCACGGATCCACACCTCGCCCCAGGGTCACTTCGCCATGATCACGCCCCTGGCGAACGGGCTCCACAAGCTCATCCTCAGCGGCCCGCGGACCATGTCGGCCGAACGCGACGCCCCCGTCACGCCGGAGGAGGTGCGCGAAGTCCTCCAGGCCACCCACGGCGGGAGGGTCGACGTGGCCGAGATCCGCTACGCCTCCCGGTTCAGCAACGCCAGCCGGCAGCTGGAGGACTACCGGCACGGCCGCGTCCTCTTCGCCGGGGACTCCGCCCACATCCACTCCCCGGCCGGGGGCCAGGGGCTCAACCTGGGCGTCCAGGACGCGTTCAACCTCGGCTGGAAGCTCGGCGCCGTCCTGCGCGGCGAGGTGGGCGAGGAACTGCTGGACACCTATCAGGCCGAGCGGCACCCCGTCGCCGCCCGGGTGCTCGCCCTCACCCGGGCCCAGGGGGTGGTCATGGGGCCGCAGCGTGACGCCGGGCTGCCCGAGCTGCGCGACGTCCTCACCGACCTGCTCCGCCTGCCCGAGGCCAACCGGTACATGGCCGGGGTGATGGCCGGGCTCGACCTCCTCCTCCCGTCCCCCGACGCCGCTCCCCATCCGCTCCTGGGCCTGCGGATGCCCGACGCCGACCTGGACCTCGGCGACGGCGAGCCGGTCCGGTTCAGCGATCTGACACGGACCGGACGGGGCGTCCTCCTCGACCTCGCCGACGCCCCGCTCACCGCCGCGGCCCCCTGGAAGGACCGGATCACGCAGGTGCGGGCCCGGGCGATATCCGGCACGCCCGACGCCGAGGCCGTGCTCGTCCGCCCGGACGGATACGTCTGCTGGGCCGGCGGCGCGGGCCTCGCCGAGACGCTCACCCGCTGGTTCGGCCCGGCCGCCCGCCCGGGGGAGGGGACGTCCGGGTGA